Part of the Deltaproteobacteria bacterium genome is shown below.
CGACGCCGAACGCCTCGCGCGTCAGGCTGTTCGCGTGCACCGCGTCCCACGCCGCGCCGATCGCCGAAAGTCCGTTCATCGCGTCGGTCGTTCCGGCGCCGTCGCCCTGACCGCCGCCAGCCGTCCGCCCGACAAAGGTTTCACCCGCTCGATCGTCCAGCCCTCGCGCGCGAGCAAGCCCGGCAGCGCGCCCGTGCCCATGAAGTCGATGTAGCTTCGGTAATGTCGCTCGCCGGCGATGCGTTCGACGAGCGAGGAAACGGCAAGCCGCAACCGGGCGACGAAATTCGCGGGGGGCTGGTCGTGATAATCGACGGCCACCAGCGGCGCACCGGGTTTGAGCACGCGGCCGATTTCGGCCAGCACGGCGCCCCGCGCGGGCGGGTCCATTTCGTGCAAGGCCAGCATCACTGTCGCGGCGTCGAACTCGCCGTCCCCAAACGGCATCGCGGTCGCATCGCCGACCACCAGTTGCCCGCCCGCCAGTCGCTTCTTCGCCTGCGCCGACATGTGCGGCGAGCGCTCCAAACCCGTGGCGTCGAGACCGGCGCGCAGGTAATGCTCCACCGCCGCGCCGGTGCCGCAGGCCACATCCAGCACCCGGGCTCCGCCCGGCAGATTCAGAATCTTCAGCGCGATGCCGCCGAAGGCCGCGTTGACGCGTCCGAGCAGCCGGTCGTAGTGCGGGGCGATCCATTCGTATTCAGCACGGGACATTTTCACCGCCGGATTTCAGGAAACGGGCCAAGTTGCCGAAACGACTACCATATCCGGGTGTCCCGGGTCACCGGGGAGCGTGCGCCCAGGCCGAAAAAGAGGCCGTTCCGCCTTGATTTCGACCCCGCAATGCTCTACGGTCCCGCTCGTCCACACCTCGAAAGAAGGGACCCTTCCCGAATGTACAACGAGTATTTCGGGTTCAAAAAACTGCCCTTTTCGATCACGCCGGACCCGAACTTCGTCTACATGTCGGCCAGCCACCGCGAGGCGCTGGCCCAGATGATGTACGGCGTCCAGGAGCGCAAGTCGCTCATGGTCGTCACCGGCGAGGTCGGCTGCGGCAAGACGACGATGATCTTCACCCTCCTGTCGCACCTCGACGAGGAGGCCAAGGTCAGCATCATCTTCGACACGCACGTCGATTCGAAGAGCCTCTACCGCTACATCTTCGCCGACTTCGGCATCGACAAGAAGCCCGACGACCGCGCCGAGGCGACGATCCTGCTGCGCGAGTTCCTCTCGCGCCGCCTGACCGCCGGCGAAAAGACCATGCTGATCCTCGACGAGGCGCACAACCTGTCGAAGGACATCTTCAACGAGGTCGTCTTCCTGACGAACCTCGAGACGATGCAGAACAAGCTGCTGCAGATCGTGCTCGTCGGCCAGCCCGAGCTCAACAACGTGCTCAACAGCCACGAGTTCCGCCAGCTCCGGCAGCGCGTCAACCTGCGAACCGAGATCCAGCCCCTCGATTTCGACAACACGCGCCACTACATCTACCACCGGCTGCGCGAGGCGGGGCGCTCCGACCCCGAGACGCTCCTGGACGAGGAGACGATCCAGCTCGTCTTCCTCTATTCCAAGGGCGTGCCCCGCATGATCAACACGCTGTGCGACAACAGCCTGCTCATGGCCTACGCGCGGCAGAAACCCTCCATCGATCCGGCGCTCATCAAGCAGACCTACAAGGACCTGATGGAGATCCCCGACGCGCGCTCGAGCGCTCCGCCATCGCCCGACGTCTCCGAGTCGTCCCAACCCGAACCGCCCGCCTTCGACGCCGAGGGCAACCGCGTGCTGTCCGAGGACGTGCTCGACGACACGCAGACCGAGACCGAACACATCCGCATCGTGCGTCGCGTGGTCCGCACACCCGACGGACGCGAGGTCGTCAAGAAGATCCGCCAGGTGCGCAAGATCCGCCCGGGCGAGCGCGCCGCCGCGCCGGAAGCCGGCGAGTCCAAGCGCCGTCACGCCCGCGCGCCGCTGTTGCCGCTGCCGGACGACATCCCCTACGTGCGCGTCACGCCGAGCGCCGAGGAAGACCTGCTTCCCGCGTTCAAGCACGATCATCCGGCGGCGGTGCGTCAGTTCCATCTGTTGTGGGACCGAATCGACAACATGACCGACACGCAGGACCTGCGCACGATCCTGATCACGAGTTCCCTGCCCCGGGAGGGCAAGTCGGTGGTGAGCATCAACCTCGCCGCGACCATCGCGCAGGCGCCGGACATTCGCGTGTTGCTGGTCGACGCCGACCTGCATCAGCCGCGCACGCACGACTACCTCGGCATGGAGCCGCCGAATCTCGGTCTCGCGAATATTCTTCAGGGGCAGGCGAGTCTTGGCGAATCCCTGATCCGTTACGAGCTCGACCGGCTGTATTATCTCGCCGCCGGGCGCGTCGAGGGCATGCCGACGGAGCTGCTCGTCAGCAACGCCATGCAGCGCCTTCTGGAAGAACTCAAAGGTCTCTTCCACTTCATCATCTTCGACTCGCCGCCGGTCGTGCCGATCGCCGACACCGTGGGTTTCGCGGGCCTCGTGGACGGCGTGGTGCTCGTCGCCAAGTCGCGCGAGACCAGCCGCAAGGTCGTCGCGCAGGCGCTCGACGATTTGTCCGAAAAACGCATGCTCGGCGTGGTACTCAACGGTCTGGATTATCGACTCGCCGGGGGGCGTTACAAATACGGCTACGGCTACAGCGGCTACGGGTACGGAGGCTACGGATATGGATCGAAACCGAAGTCGACGAATGTCGGTTCGTAGCGCCGCCGTCGCGCTGCTCGCGGCGGGTCTGATCGTTCTATCGGTCGCGTCCGTTCGCGCCGAAACGCTCTCACCCGGGCAGACGATCATCGTGCGCTACTACGCGGGCGACAATCTGGTCAAGACGCTCACCGTCACGCCCGCCGGCGACGCGATCTGGACCACGCACAATCTGGCGCTCGCGCCCAAGATCAACCGGGCCGAGGCCGTCGTGTCCTCGCCGGGCGGCACCGAGATGGGCGTGGGTCTTTCGCAGGTGACGACGAACGAGTTTCGCATCGGACCCGGCGACGTGCTCGACGTCAACGTGTGGGACAACGCGCACCTGTCCAAGGTCGTTCCGGTCCGGCCCGACGGCATGATCTCGCTGCCGCTCGTGGGCGACGTGCGAGCCGCGGGAAAAACCGCGCAGGAAATGCGCGACGTGCTGGGCACGGAACTTCGTCGTTTCATCGACTCGCCGACCGTCACGGTCACCGTCAGCGCCATCAACAGCTACACGGTGTTCGTGCAGGGCGCGGTCACGCGTCCCGGCTCGTACCCCATCTCCGGGGGATCCACGATCACGCACGCCATCAGCCTCGCCGGCGGATTCACCGAGTTCGCCGACAAGGGCGGCGTCATCATCCTGCGCACCAAGCCCGCCGGCGGCACCGACAAGATGAAGGTGAACTACGCACGCATCCTGTCGGGAAAGGACCCGGACGTCCGCGTCCTGCCCGGCGACACCATCGTGGTGCCGTGATTCGCGCGCACGTGACCATCATCCGCCGCGTCGCCGCGCTCGCCGCGTCGATATGGGTTTGTCTCGTCTCCGCCACGGCCCACGCCGACCGTATCTCGCTCGTCCCGGTGCTCTCCACGTGGTGGGAGTACAGCGACAACCTGCTGCTCACGCCCGAGGAGTCCGACGACGAAAAGCTCGCCGACCACTCGCTCAACGTGCAGCCCGGCGTGGCGGTGATCTACGATTCGCTACGCACGCAGGCGCGCATCGGCGGCACCACCGCGTTCCAGTGGTATCTCGAAGAGACGCAGGAAAACGGCATCCCCGATCTCGTCAACGCCGACGCGGGGGTTTCGTACTGGATCACGCCCAAGACACGGCTTTCCGCGGGCGAGCTGCTGACGTTTTACTATGACCCGCGCGACGCCCAGGGCACCGCCGCGCAGGAGATTCTGCAGGCGCGCACGGGCAGCATCGGCAACACCATCTCCGTCGGCGCGGAGCAGATTTTCACGGGCAGGTCGAGCATGCGTCTCGACTATCGATTCATCACCAACGAGTTCGAGGACCTCGACTTGTTCGACGTCGTCTCGCACCAGATCGAGGCCGATTGGCGCGAACGCGTGAGCGAGCGGCATACGTTGGTCATCTTCGGGCGCTACACGCGAAACCTCTACAGCCACGAGTTCGATTTCGTGCGCCGACTGTGGGAATCCGACGCGCGCATGGAGCGCGAATTCCCTTATCAGATCGACCGCGAGTCCGACTTCGACACCTACGTGCCGGGCCTCGGCCTCGACTACCAGCTCACCGCCACGCTCCAGTTCCAGGCGCGTTCGGGTATGATCCTCCCCGCGCGGTGGATCGACGACAAGGACTACGAACTCGACCCCATCGACTGGTATCAGCGTCTGGCTGCCACGCACACCTGGCGGTTCCAGCGCACGACCGCGTCGTACACGCGCGATTTGACCCCGGCGAACGGACTCGAGAGCGCGGTGCTCGGGCAGGATTATTCGCTCGCGTTGCAGCAGGTGTGGACGCGGCATTGGCAGACCGGGCAGGAGCTCGGCTTCAACCGCGCCGTGCAGAGCGCCGGCGAGGTCGACGCGTGGCGGCAGGCCGTCAACGCCAACTACTACTTCTTCGGCTGGCTCGGCGTCGGCGCGGGCTATCAGCACTTCGAGCAGTTCACCGACTTCGGCATCTTCGGGGCGCACACGATCACGAACCGCTTCCTCGCCACGGTCACGATCACCACGCCGAGCGTCAACACGCTGAGCGTGACGCCGTAATCCCGCTTTCGATCGCAAGCCCCGCTTCCTATGTCGCGCGTCGCGCGTTTTGTGCTAGATTTTCGGCATGACGATGCCCAGCCCCATTCTGGAAATTCCCGCTCGGCTCGATGCCGAGACCCTTCGCCGCGCGATCGCCGCGCGCGACCGACGCGAACTGCCGCTCGACCGCTTCCATCCCGCGTCGGTGCTCATTCCCGTCCTCGCGGCCGACGGACCTCCCCGACTCATCCTGACGGTGCGCACCGCGCACGTGGAACACCACAAAAACCAGATCAGCTTTCCCGGCGGACATCAGGAGGCGGACGAGACCGACGCCGACGCCGCGCTGCGCGAAGCCGAGGAAGAAGTCGGCCTGCCGCCGGCGTCCGTTGAACTCCTCGGACGCCTCGACGACATCTACACGATCAGCGACTATCGCGTGACGCCCTTCGTCGGCTGGATCGACGCGCCGGTCTCCCTCACGGCGAGTCCGTACGAAACGGCGCAGATCCTCCAGGTGCCGATCGAGGACCTGCTCGACCCGAAGATCCATCGCGCGGACGACGCCGAGTGGAACGGCGATCCCATCCGCCTGCATTTCTACTATTGGTACTCGCACATCATCTGGGGCGCGACGGGCCTCATCCTCACGCAGTTTCTCGACATCTGTCGCGGAGTTTTCGAATGATCCGATCGACATTTCGTGCCGCGTGGCTGTGCGTCGCGCTGGCGTCGTTCGCGGCGTGCTCGTGCGGCGGCGATGACGCCGACGCCCCCGCGCCGACGCCCGAGGAGGTCACCCCCGCGCCGGACGAGCGGGTCTTCGCCGTCGAACCGGGCGACACCGTGACGGTGAAGCTGCACGTCTTCACCTCGCGCGGTCTGCAACTGCGCGACAAGAATCCCCTCTCGGTCATCGTGCCGTCGGGACTGCCCTTCGCGTTCAGCCACAACCGCTACGAGGTCCCCGACCGCGACTACGCGTTTCCCCTGCCGATCAAGTTCGAGGTGCCGCGCGACATGAAGCCCGGCGTGCAGGAAATCCGGCTGCCGATGAAGATCTACTACACCGCACGCGACTCCGCGACGGAGCGCTCGCGCAACGAACTGCTCAAGATCCGCGTCACGGTCGTCGAGTCACTCACGACCGCGGCGCAGGTGCGCGACTACCCCGTCGAGTACCTGCTGGAATAGACGCCCCATGAATCTCGGGACGGATTCCGCGAAGCTCGCGGCCATCGACGCGATCCTGCCCGCGCTGCGCGAGATGGTGCAGGGCTGCCGTGTGTGCGCCAACGTTTGCGAGGTGGACCGCACCACCGGCGAGCGCGGCCTTTGCCGCACCGACGCGCCGGACGCGGCGCACGTGCGGGTCGGATCGCACACGCTGCACTTCGGCGAGGAGCCGATGCTCGTGGGCACGCGCGGCTCGGGCACCGTCTTTTTCACGCACTGCAGTCTGCGGTGCGTCTTTTGCCAAAATTGGCAGATCAGTCAGGCGCGCATGGGCGACGACATCAGCGCGCGCGAACTGGCCGACCGGTTTCTGGAACTGGCGGCGCGCGGCGCGCACAACATCAACCTCGTCACGCCCACGCACGTGATCTTCCCCATCGTGCTCGCGGTGCGCGACGCGGTGTCGCGCGGCCTCGGCGTGCCGATCGTTTACAACACCAACGGCTACGATCGCGTCGAGTTCCTTCGCCTGCTGGAGCCGGTCGTCGACATCTGGCTGCCCGACCTCAAGTACATGGACGCCGAAAAGGCGAAGCGCTATTCGCGCGCGCGGGACTATCCCGAAACGGCCAAAGCCGCGCTGCTGGAAATGGTCCGCCAAAAAGGCACGCTGCGCGTGGACGAGCGCGGAATCGCGACAAGCGGCGTCATCCTGCGCCACCTCGTCATGCCGCACGACATCGGCGGCACCTACGACCTGCTGCTGTGGCTCGCCGATGAGGGGCTCACCGACATCTCGTTTTCGCTGATGAGTCAGTACACGCCGCAAAACAAGGCGGGGCAGTATCCGGAACTGGCCGACCCGGTGCCGCTCGCCGAATACCGCCGGATCGTCGAGTACGCGCTCGACCTGGGCTTCACGCACCTGCTGGTACAGGATTTCGAGAGCCGCGAAAACGGCCTGCCGGACTTCGCGCGCGACGAGCCCTTCGAGTGGAGGTAGTTCGTCAGGGGTTTTTCTTCAGAAAATCCCGAATGCGGTCTTCGAGTTCCTGGATCTCCGGGCATCGGGATTTCAGGCCGCGGTAGTTCCGCAACGTCGTCAGCATGAGGGCGCTGCGCCCCTTGTCTGCACTCTTAGGATTCCCATACTTGGCCAAGAACGGGTCGAAGTAGGTTTCCTTGAGTTTCGGATCGTTCCGGACCGTCAGCCACGAATCTTGGAGAAGGTTGATGTGTCCGGCAAGGAGCCAAGCCTCGACCTCGGTCACCGCCGCACAGCAAATCAAATTCGCTCCCTGTTTCTCCGCAATTCGATAAAGCGCTTCGAATTCACCGGATCGGTCTTTCCCGTCCGAGTCCGGCAAAAATAGAATGAGCGACATGAATGAATACGTCGGGATAATATCTTCTTTCAGAATGCGTTTCGCGTCGGAATAGCCTTCCGCCTTGGGGTTGGTTGCCACCGTCACAGTGGCGCTTCTCTTACCGGCCGCACTGAGGATTTTTTCGACCAAGGGCTTCAGGATGTACCCGTTGTTTGTCGGATCCTCAGGCATGACCAAAACGCGAAAACTCAAAATGCGATCTCCGGCCAGCCTTCAAGCGCGAGATCGATGATCGACCGCTTCTTGATGATCTTCGAAAAATCAGGGAGATCTGTCAGAGCTTTGACTTGGGTACTCCCGTCTTCTTCGTTTCGCTTGAAAATGAAGGTCGATTTGTATTCTTCGGGCTTCAACCAAGCCAGCACAAGCGGGGAGTGCGTCGTCGCGAAGACTTGCGATTCTTGGGACATCGCCCGCAACAGCTCCACCATGAGTCGAAGCCGCGTGGGATGAATGCCGTTCTCGATTTCCTCAATGGCCATTACGCTGGGCATGGGTTCCTGAAACAACGCCGCCGCCAAAGCCGCGAAACGCAACGTCCCATCCGAGAGCGTGTCCGCCGGATAGGTACCGCCTTTCTCTTTCACGACGAAAAGCAGGTCATCGCTTGCGCCCGGCTTTACATCCACACCGTCAAATTCGCGTGGCGTCAGTTCTCTCAGCCAAGACTCAAACTCGGGTCGGTTTTCTTCCAAAATGAAAGACACAACAGCGGAAAAATTTTCTCCAAATTCTCCAAGTAGTGACGTCATTCTTTTTTTAGCATATTTTTTTACAATACTCGGCACGGGATCCAAAATTTGAATTTTCCCTAGTATGTCAACAATCGTGTCAAAGTAGTCCTCTTGTGTAGAGAGAGGTTGAAGCTTTTCGTCTTGTTTCTTTTTCACTGGAATATTTTTCAGCGCCTGCGCTAGACCAACAAGTCTAGATCGATCCAGAAAACCATGTTCGGCCATCAATCCGTGCAAAGTATGAAGTGAAGATTCGGATATCGTCATTTTCATTCCATTTCTCATCTCTTGTTTTATCTCCGCGTTCCAGATCGATTGCATGGCTACCGTGCCATTTTCCTCTCCAATTTGCTTGCGGATAACGTCCATATCAACGTGGTAGCCGTAGTCGCCACGCGGCAACCCGCTGAAAGAGACGTCCAAATGAATCCTACCGTTGCCATTTCCAGATTTCGAGGTTTTTTTCGGCTTAGAAACGGCCTGGCTCGTTCCGCCGCGGACCGGAACCATTGGTCCTTGTCCCGGGCGTTCCGACGGCTCATTGAAAATTTCGTCGATCGTCAATCCGCGACCAAGACCGTTCAGCACGCGCAGGACTTCGACGAAATTCGATTTGCCACTCGCGTTCGTACCGATGAGGAGGTTGAGCCGACCTGGCCGCATCGTCACGTCGCGAAGGCTCTTGAATCCGCGGACGCAGATCTCCTTCATGTAAGGACGCGGTGCCGACTCCGCGACTTTGACTTTGCGTCCGTTCGGGTTCGGCGTGCGCTCTTTGCGCGACTGGAACATGGCGACCTCTCATCCCGCGACGATTTGCGCCCCAGCATTATGACGCACAAATCCAAGTCGTCCAAGGCGTCGGCGCGGCTTGACGCTCAGTCCCCATACGCCCGCGCGATGTCCTCGAAAAACTCTTCCTCGAGATTCACGATCTCCTCGAACAGGATCTGCGCGTCGTCGAAGCCCGACGGTTCATCGCGCTCGCTGATGCCTTTGAGATGCATGGCGAAATTCGTCCAACAAACGCCGATCTCGCGCATGCGCGTCGCGAGGCGCAGCTTCTTCACGAGCGGATCGTGATGCACGCACTGATCCAGAAAATTCGCGTACTGCGTGCGGAAGGACCCGCCGCCCGTGCCGCGCCGCTCGATGATCTGGTAGCCGAAACGCGCGCTCCACCGCCAGTCGGGGGCCTCGCCCCACGCGGGGAGATCAGCTTCCATTCGACGCATCGCCGGCAGGCCGAACATGCCGCTCTCGTTGCGCACCATGCGAGACGCGGCCTCGCGGATCGCTGCGGGCACGGCCTGCTTCATCGGCGCGACGTGCGAAATGTCGCGAATCTCCCACCAGTGGCCCTCGAGATCGTAGGGCGGGGTCGGATCCCAGCGCGCCTGCGCGAACTGCGCGAGCGTCACCGTCTGCACGTTCGTAAACTCGCTGTCTGAGATCAGGACCGTTTCGGCATCGGGATCGTAGCCCACGGCGAGCACCTTGTGGCCGCCGAAGTGCGTGGAGGACTTGTAATAGGGCAGATGGAAGATATCGACCTGCACGAGTACGGGGTGGCCGGCGTCGAGCACGGCCTTGACCGGTGGCCACGCGGCGAAGGGGTCCTTGTACCGGTGAACCGGCGCGTCGATGCCGAGCACGCGGAAGAAATCTTCTTCCATCATGGGGTTTCGCCCGCCGAAAAACCGCGTCGGGCTCGTGTGTTCGCTGGGGAAGTAGTAGAACCCCGGTCCCATGCCGAGACCCATGCAGGTGGGCTCGGAGAGGTCGTGGCCGTAGTGCGCCAGCAACTTGCGCAGGGCCGAGGACCCGCAGTGGAAACCCGTTTCGTGGTGGAAATCGCGGGCGAGGACGGGCGGCATTGAAGGCTCCTTCACCCCGGCATGGCGGGTGCGGACGATTCCAGGGTTGCGGCGGGCGGTCGATTCCGATTTAGCACGAAATCGCCGAAGCGCGACGGGAAATTTCGCGCCGCCCGGTTTTTTTGACTCCGCTCGGGCGATTCGACCCCCCAGATGTTGACTTGCCGCCCCGCAGGTGCTACCAGATGTAGATACCTGTAGTGTGCGTTCACTCATGCGGCACCAACATTCGATCATCTGGCTCCTCGCGGTCGCGCTGCTCGCCTTCGGGTGCGGCGACAAGAAGCCGACCGTCTCGCTCGCCAAGCAGCAGGAGGCGCAGTCGCATTACGACATGGCGCTCGCCTACATGCAGGAAGAGAAACCGTCGCAGGCGCTGGAGGAACTCGAGAAGGCCGTCGCGGCAAACCCCTACGACCCCACCATCCACAACGCGCTGGGGCTCGTCTATTACCACAAGGAGCGCTTCGACAAGGCCGAGCAGGCGTATCTGAAGGCGGTGGAACTCGACCCGAAACACTCGGACGCGAACCACAACCTCGGAACGCTCTACCTCTACCTCGGTCAGCACGAGCAGGCGGTGAGCCGCTTCAACGAAGCCCTCGCGGTGGACACCTACCGCAACCAGGCCAACAGCATGAACGCCCTGGGCTGGGCGTATTTCAAGCAGCAGGACTACGTGCGCGCCGAGCAGTACTTCAAGGACGTGATCGAGCGTGACCGCCGCTACCTCATCGCCTACGACAACCTCGCCAAGGTCTACATGGCGACGGGTCGCATCGACGATGCGATCGCCCAGCTCAACCTCGCACTCGAAATCCAGCCCCTCCATCCCGAATCGAATCTCGACATGGGCATCTGCCGGCTCCGCCAGAAGGACCAGGCGAAGGCCCGCGAGTATTTCCTGAAAGTCGTACAGGTCGATCCGCTGGGAAAAATGGGCCAGCAGGCGCAGGAATACCTCAACCTCCTCGATGTCGGGGGCGCCGATGGAAGGACATCGCCCTAGAATCTCCGAAAGCGCCCGACGGCGCATCGGCATCGGCGACACGCTCCGTGCGCGCCGGGACGAACTCGACCTCTCGCTCGCCTCGGTGAGCGACCGGACCAAGATCCGCCGTGGACTGCTCGACGCCATCGAGCGCGAGGACTACACACTCCTGCCCGCGCCCATCTTCACGCGCGGATTCCTGCGCAGCTACTGCCGGTGCCTCGACATGGATCCCGATCCGATTGTGCTCGCCTATGATCGCGCCTTCCGCGCGGACGAAGACGAGACCGCCCCGGAGCGGCGATTCGGCGTCGGCGCGCGTCCCGATCCCTGGACGCGCATGATGTCGTCCGTCATGCGGCTGCTCTCCTGATCGCGGATCGATCATGACGGCATCCGCGCAACTCGGCCCCATCGTCGCCGCCGTGCGCGCAAAATTCCCGTCCCTGGTAACGCGCCCGCTCGACGCCGCCGTGGTGCTCGGCAGCGGCATGAGCGACGCCGCCGACGCGATGACGCACGTAGAGTCCGTCCCCTATTCCGAGATCCCGGGATTCCCCGCCGCGAGCGTCGCCGGGCACTCGGGGCGGCTCGACATCGGCGATTGGAACGATCGGCGCGTTGCGGCATTCCGCGGGCGCTTTCACTACTACGAAGGCCACGACGGCGGCGCGGTCACACTCCCGGTGCGTCTCGCGCATGCGCTGGGAGCGCCGCGCGTCGTGCTCACCACGGCGGTTGGCGGGCTGAATCCCGACTTTCGCGCAGGCGACTTCATGCTGATCGCCGATCACATCAACCTCATCGGACGCACCCCCTTTCAGGATGTGCCGCCCGAGCCGGGTCGGTCGCCCTTCGTGAATCCGCGCGGCATGTATCGCACCGACGCGATCGAACGCCTGCGCTCCGTGGCCGAAGCCGAGGGAGCGGCGCTTCACGTGGGAGTGCTGGCCGCGATGCCGGGGCCGGCATACGAAACGGCGGCCGAGAAGCGGATGCTGCGCGTGATGGGGGCCGACGCGGTGTGCATGAGCACCGCGCCCGAGGCGTTGATGGCGGCGTGCCTCGGCCTGCCGGTTTATGGATTTGCGCTCGTCGCCAACGAGGCGTGGCGCGACGAGGACGACGTCACGCACGCCGACGTGCTCGGCACCGTTCAGCGTCGTCTTCCCGCGTTGCGCGCCGTCATCGGCCTGGCGATCGGCGAGGTCATCGGAGCGAACGAATGACGGACGAAGAACTCGTCGCCGCCGCGATCGACGCCGCGCGCCGCGCCTACGCCCCGGTGTCGGATTTTCCCGTGGGTGCAGCGCTGCTCGCCGAGGACGGGCGCGTCTTCACGGGCTGCAACGTCGAGTCCCCGTCTTTGCTGCACGTCGTCTGCGCCGAGCGTGTCGCGCTGCTCAAGGCGATCTCCGAGGGCGCGCGCGATTTCGAAACGATGGCGATCCACGCACCGAAGCGCGAAGACATCGCCCCGTGCGGTCTGTGCCGGCAGATGATGGTGGAATTCGCGCCGCACCTGCGCGTGCTGCTCGTTCGGGACGCCGACGACTGGCGCGAGACCGACATCGCCGCCCTCATGCCCGACGCGTTCCGGCTCTGAGTTCACCAAAGCAGCGGCACGACGAGTTCGGCCGCGGCACAAGGCTTGCTGGAGTCTCTTTCCCTTCCGTGGTAATGGTTTTGTTCTGGAGACACGCGCATGCGATACCTGTCTTTTCAAATCGCCATCGAGAAAGAGCCCGAAGACGAGGGCTATTTCGCCTACAGTCCGACCCTCCCCGGCTGTTTCAGCAACGGCAAGACGATCGAAGAGGCGAAACGCAACATCCGCGAGGCGATCCGCCAACACGTGGAATCGCTCGCCGAACACGGAGATGTCATCCCCACGGACGAACGCTTGGTTCATGTGGAGGAATTGACGATCGGGATCCCGTAATGGGGCGCATGCCACAGGTCAGAGCCCGCGATCTCGTACGATTTCTCCTCGCACATGGATTCACGGAGGATCGGCAATCGGGCAGTCATCTGACACTCAGGGACAAACAGCTCGGCGTTTCCGTCACAATCCCAATTCATACCGGCTGTGATGTCGGTCGCGGACTCGCGACGCGCATCCTCAAGGATGCCGGTTTCACGGCTGATGACTTCGTGAATTGGAAATAAATTCAACGTCGCGCGTTACGGCAACAACGGCTCGACAAGTTCCGCCGCGGCCTTCGCAGTGATGCGGTGGCCGAGCGCCGACGGGTGGCAGTCGTCGTTGGTCACGTAGAGATCCGGCTCATTCGCCGCCGCCGCGAAATCGGCGAAAAGGTTGCGGTGCGGAATGTCGAGTTCGGTCAGCACCGCGCTCGCCGCGTCGCACAGCTCTCTTCGCCCGCTCGTGATCTGGCTGTGATACGGAAAAACGACGACCGCGAGTTCGGCGTTCCAGCGCGCGCGAGCCAGATCGCGCATCGCGCCCATCTCGCGACGCAGCCGCTCGCGCCCATCGCCTGTCGTGTAGAGCGTCGCGAGCGACTCCTGCGTCTTGTGGTCGTATCGTGCGATCAGCTTCGGTCCCCATGTTGGTGATGCATAGAGCCGCCCGAGCGCGATCCGCCGCGAAACGTTGTATGCGTAGCTCTGACCGACATCGAGCCGATACGGGCGCAGCCGCGCCGCGAGCGATGCACGCCCCGCC
Proteins encoded:
- a CDS encoding methyltransferase domain-containing protein; the encoded protein is MSRAEYEWIAPHYDRLLGRVNAAFGGIALKILNLPGGARVLDVACGTGAAVEHYLRAGLDATGLERSPHMSAQAKKRLAGGQLVVGDATAMPFGDGEFDAATVMLALHEMDPPARGAVLAEIGRVLKPGAPLVAVDYHDQPPANFVARLRLAVSSLVERIAGERHYRSYIDFMGTGALPGLLAREGWTIERVKPLSGGRLAAVRATAPERPTR
- a CDS encoding polysaccharide biosynthesis tyrosine autokinase, translating into MYNEYFGFKKLPFSITPDPNFVYMSASHREALAQMMYGVQERKSLMVVTGEVGCGKTTMIFTLLSHLDEEAKVSIIFDTHVDSKSLYRYIFADFGIDKKPDDRAEATILLREFLSRRLTAGEKTMLILDEAHNLSKDIFNEVVFLTNLETMQNKLLQIVLVGQPELNNVLNSHEFRQLRQRVNLRTEIQPLDFDNTRHYIYHRLREAGRSDPETLLDEETIQLVFLYSKGVPRMINTLCDNSLLMAYARQKPSIDPALIKQTYKDLMEIPDARSSAPPSPDVSESSQPEPPAFDAEGNRVLSEDVLDDTQTETEHIRIVRRVVRTPDGREVVKKIRQVRKIRPGERAAAPEAGESKRRHARAPLLPLPDDIPYVRVTPSAEEDLLPAFKHDHPAAVRQFHLLWDRIDNMTDTQDLRTILITSSLPREGKSVVSINLAATIAQAPDIRVLLVDADLHQPRTHDYLGMEPPNLGLANILQGQASLGESLIRYELDRLYYLAAGRVEGMPTELLVSNAMQRLLEELKGLFHFIIFDSPPVVPIADTVGFAGLVDGVVLVAKSRETSRKVVAQALDDLSEKRMLGVVLNGLDYRLAGGRYKYGYGYSGYGYGGYGYGSKPKSTNVGS
- a CDS encoding polysaccharide biosynthesis/export family protein; this translates as MSVRSAAVALLAAGLIVLSVASVRAETLSPGQTIIVRYYAGDNLVKTLTVTPAGDAIWTTHNLALAPKINRAEAVVSSPGGTEMGVGLSQVTTNEFRIGPGDVLDVNVWDNAHLSKVVPVRPDGMISLPLVGDVRAAGKTAQEMRDVLGTELRRFIDSPTVTVTVSAINSYTVFVQGAVTRPGSYPISGGSTITHAISLAGGFTEFADKGGVIILRTKPAGGTDKMKVNYARILSGKDPDVRVLPGDTIVVP
- a CDS encoding CoA pyrophosphatase, producing MTMPSPILEIPARLDAETLRRAIAARDRRELPLDRFHPASVLIPVLAADGPPRLILTVRTAHVEHHKNQISFPGGHQEADETDADAALREAEEEVGLPPASVELLGRLDDIYTISDYRVTPFVGWIDAPVSLTASPYETAQILQVPIEDLLDPKIHRADDAEWNGDPIRLHFYYWYSHIIWGATGLILTQFLDICRGVFE
- a CDS encoding radical SAM protein; translated protein: MNLGTDSAKLAAIDAILPALREMVQGCRVCANVCEVDRTTGERGLCRTDAPDAAHVRVGSHTLHFGEEPMLVGTRGSGTVFFTHCSLRCVFCQNWQISQARMGDDISARELADRFLELAARGAHNINLVTPTHVIFPIVLAVRDAVSRGLGVPIVYNTNGYDRVEFLRLLEPVVDIWLPDLKYMDAEKAKRYSRARDYPETAKAALLEMVRQKGTLRVDERGIATSGVILRHLVMPHDIGGTYDLLLWLADEGLTDISFSLMSQYTPQNKAGQYPELADPVPLAEYRRIVEYALDLGFTHLLVQDFESRENGLPDFARDEPFEWR
- a CDS encoding AAA family ATPase, giving the protein MFQSRKERTPNPNGRKVKVAESAPRPYMKEICVRGFKSLRDVTMRPGRLNLLIGTNASGKSNFVEVLRVLNGLGRGLTIDEIFNEPSERPGQGPMVPVRGGTSQAVSKPKKTSKSGNGNGRIHLDVSFSGLPRGDYGYHVDMDVIRKQIGEENGTVAMQSIWNAEIKQEMRNGMKMTISESSLHTLHGLMAEHGFLDRSRLVGLAQALKNIPVKKKQDEKLQPLSTQEDYFDTIVDILGKIQILDPVPSIVKKYAKKRMTSLLGEFGENFSAVVSFILEENRPEFESWLRELTPREFDGVDVKPGASDDLLFVVKEKGGTYPADTLSDGTLRFAALAAALFQEPMPSVMAIEEIENGIHPTRLRLMVELLRAMSQESQVFATTHSPLVLAWLKPEEYKSTFIFKRNEEDGSTQVKALTDLPDFSKIIKKRSIIDLALEGWPEIAF